From Chloroflexota bacterium, a single genomic window includes:
- a CDS encoding NADH-quinone oxidoreductase subunit A encodes MAMILLPWFLTRIRFIPRRPNPAKYLPYECGMDTIGKTWVQFNFRYYFFALLFVLFDIEVVFLYPWAVAYQKLGLFALAEMVVFIGILMVGYVYAWRKGALEWK; translated from the coding sequence ATGGCTATGATACTTCTTCCCTGGTTCCTGACAAGAATCCGTTTTATCCCCCGCCGGCCCAACCCGGCCAAGTATTTGCCCTATGAGTGTGGGATGGACACTATTGGCAAGACCTGGGTCCAGTTCAACTTTCGCTACTACTTCTTTGCCCTCCTTTTTGTCCTCTTTGACATTGAGGTGGTCTTCCTCTATCCCTGGGCGGTGGCCTATCAGAAGCTCGGCCTCTTTGCCCTGGCGGAGATGGTGGTCTTTATCGGCATCCTGATGGTGGGCTACGTATATGCCTGGAGGAAGGGGGCCCTGGAGTGGAAATAG
- a CDS encoding NADH-quinone oxidoreductase subunit B, with translation MDRVEGQGVMALREGARASIPDPAGWLEEEVPRGLLVTSLGALVGWGRKSSVWPVAFGLACCAMEMIATAASRFDIARFGMEFFRASPRQADLMIVSGTVTWKMAPQLKRIYDQMSEPKWVVAMGQCAASGGPFAESYFVVPGVNRLVPVDVYVPGCPPRPEALLYGLMKLHEKIARENLALRREP, from the coding sequence ATGGACAGGGTGGAGGGGCAGGGGGTAATGGCCCTACGGGAAGGGGCCCGGGCCTCTATCCCCGACCCTGCCGGGTGGCTGGAAGAGGAGGTCCCCCGAGGGCTTCTGGTGACATCCCTGGGGGCCCTTGTGGGCTGGGGGCGGAAGTCCTCGGTCTGGCCCGTCGCCTTTGGCCTGGCCTGCTGTGCCATGGAGATGATTGCCACTGCGGCCTCCCGCTTTGACATCGCCCGCTTCGGAATGGAGTTCTTCCGGGCCTCCCCACGCCAGGCGGACCTGATGATTGTGTCGGGGACGGTCACATGGAAGATGGCCCCCCAGCTCAAGAGGATATACGACCAGATGTCCGAGCCCAAGTGGGTGGTGGCTATGGGCCAGTGCGCTGCCTCGGGCGGCCCCTTTGCCGAGTCCTACTTTGTGGTGCCGGGGGTGAACCGCCTGGTCCCGGTGGATGTCTATGTCCCCGGATGTCCTCCCCGGCCCGAGGCCCTGCTCTACGGCCTGATGAAGCTCCACGAGAAGATTGCCCGGGAGAACCTGGCCCTGAGGAGGGAGCCTTGA
- a CDS encoding NADH-quinone oxidoreductase subunit C, whose amino-acid sequence MSSPARGPALRPDEAPREDCPGEPGPEEGALTRHLSGAEVAAEVQSALPGVGVKGEGGTLWVEARDLLPVARYLKDEASLAMDCLANFTAVDYLDHFEVVYHLLSLQHNHSLVLKVRLEGREGLGVPSVTPLWKGADLQEREVYDLLGIAFSGHPNLKRILTWEGFPGHALRKDFV is encoded by the coding sequence ATGTCCTCCCCGGCCCGAGGCCCTGCTCTACGGCCTGATGAAGCTCCACGAGAAGATTGCCCGGGAGAACCTGGCCCTGAGGAGGGAGCCTTGACCCGCCACCTTTCCGGGGCGGAGGTGGCTGCAGAGGTCCAGTCGGCCCTGCCGGGGGTGGGGGTGAAGGGGGAGGGAGGGACCCTCTGGGTGGAGGCCCGGGACCTGTTGCCCGTGGCCCGCTACCTCAAGGATGAAGCCTCCCTGGCCATGGACTGCCTGGCGAACTTCACCGCCGTGGACTATCTGGACCACTTTGAGGTGGTCTATCATCTCCTTTCCCTCCAGCACAACCACAGCCTGGTCCTGAAGGTGAGGCTGGAGGGGAGGGAGGGGCTGGGGGTGCCCTCGGTGACCCCCCTGTGGAAGGGGGCCGACCTTCAGGAGCGGGAGGTCTATGACCTCCTGGGCATCGCCTTCTCCGGCCACCCCAACCTGAAGCGCATTCTGACCTGGGAGGGCTTCCCCGGCCACGCCCTGAGGAAGGACTTCGTCTGA